The following are encoded together in the Ezakiella massiliensis genome:
- a CDS encoding RNA-binding protein — MVDELSFLYNDDEKIKYSRIEEKALIALNNFRAEPVDFLDPFWQEMSVSIAQKYDDLKAIFFGGMDNAENKYLVFCPWYMDLEAKDFISIICFDNPYDDIKHSDVLGKLLSLGIDRRTLGDIFVGEKVYIVVSKSVESFLLTEFRDIRRHGIIPYTVDKAPSIIKDSYKETSVIVPSLRLDAIVSKVYNISRSQAQGKIENGLLKLNYRVVDKPATELKEDSLISLRSFGRVKVKEVVGQTQKGNLRLKVERLI; from the coding sequence TTGGTAGATGAATTATCGTTTTTATACAATGACGATGAAAAAATAAAATACTCCAGAATAGAGGAGAAAGCTTTAATTGCTTTAAATAATTTTAGGGCTGAGCCCGTTGATTTTCTTGACCCTTTTTGGCAAGAAATGTCTGTGTCAATTGCTCAAAAATATGATGACCTTAAAGCAATATTTTTTGGTGGAATGGATAATGCAGAAAATAAATATCTTGTTTTTTGTCCTTGGTATATGGACTTGGAGGCTAAGGATTTTATAAGCATTATTTGTTTTGACAATCCATATGACGATATCAAACATAGTGATGTTTTAGGAAAACTTCTTTCGCTTGGAATTGACAGGAGGACTTTGGGCGACATTTTTGTTGGAGAAAAAGTATATATAGTTGTAAGCAAGTCGGTAGAGTCATTTTTGTTAACAGAGTTTAGAGATATTCGTCGCCATGGTATAATTCCATATACAGTTGATAAAGCTCCATCAATTATAAAAGATTCTTATAAGGAGACAAGTGTTATTGTACCTTCTTTGAGACTAGATGCTATTGTTAGTAAGGTTTACAATATATCAAGGAGCCAGGCCCAAGGCAAGATTGAAAATGGTCTGTTAAAGTTAAATTATAGGGTTGTAGATAAACCAGCAACTGAGCTTAAAGAAGACTCATTAATATCGCTTAGGTCTTTTGGTCGAGTAAAGGTCAAAGAAGTCGTGGGTCAAACACAAAAGGGTAATTTAAGATTAAAAGTGGAGAGATTGATTTGA
- the lspA gene encoding signal peptidase II: MIYVFITLILIAADQYTKHLAANNLVDNSINIFNWFKLTYVENSGAAFGMLAGKQTFFIVLTAGVLVVFSAYVINHRLEFNTLEKIALTLFFSGAVGNFIDRLMNAYVIDFISVRLFNVYDFPVFNLADTYISISAVLFIIIVILGDKK; the protein is encoded by the coding sequence TTGATTTATGTTTTTATAACTTTAATTTTAATAGCAGCTGACCAATACACAAAGCATTTGGCTGCAAATAATTTGGTAGATAATTCAATAAACATTTTTAATTGGTTTAAGTTAACCTATGTAGAAAATTCTGGAGCTGCCTTTGGCATGCTTGCTGGTAAGCAGACTTTTTTTATAGTGCTTACAGCAGGAGTTTTAGTAGTTTTTTCGGCCTATGTAATAAATCATAGGCTTGAGTTCAACACTTTAGAAAAAATCGCCCTCACTCTATTTTTTAGTGGGGCAGTTGGAAACTTTATAGACAGGCTCATGAACGCATATGTAATAGATTTTATTTCGGTTAGACTCTTTAATGTTTATGATTTTCCGGTATTTAACCTGGCAGATACTTATATTTCTATTTCAGCTGTATTATTTATTATAATTGTTATTTTAGGGGACAAGAAATGA
- a CDS encoding RluA family pseudouridine synthase yields the protein MKMTIFMSSDDRLDIFFKSFGFETRSEFSNAIKEERVLINDKKTKASYKLAKGDVITIKPDVDYNKPKNLNIKVLYEDEDILVIDKPAFIASHGAKSYKGDSVVNWLLYYGCDLSDLNGDDRPGIVHRLDADTSGALIIAKNNLVHQKLQDAFRARSITKEYLAIVNGCPKFDELTIEDPIARGNNPTKMAVVDGGRTAVSHVQTIDKNEDFALLKVKIETGRTHQIRVHLSHHNLPIIGDKLYGLKKEKIIARRQMLHAYHLAFNHPITGKRMDIYLDTPEDFNSILAKAGLDKGRLDSIK from the coding sequence ATGAAAATGACTATTTTTATGTCAAGCGATGATAGGCTTGACATTTTTTTTAAATCTTTTGGCTTTGAGACTAGGTCAGAATTTTCAAACGCAATAAAGGAAGAGCGAGTTTTAATTAATGACAAAAAAACAAAAGCTAGTTATAAGCTTGCCAAGGGTGATGTTATTACTATTAAGCCCGATGTAGATTACAACAAACCAAAAAATTTAAATATCAAAGTTCTTTATGAGGATGAGGATATACTTGTAATTGACAAACCAGCTTTTATTGCAAGCCATGGAGCGAAGTCATATAAGGGTGATAGCGTTGTCAATTGGCTTTTATATTATGGGTGTGACTTAAGCGATTTAAATGGGGATGACAGGCCGGGAATTGTTCACAGGCTTGATGCAGATACATCTGGAGCGCTTATTATTGCAAAGAATAATCTTGTCCATCAAAAACTCCAAGACGCATTTAGGGCCAGGTCAATTACAAAAGAATATTTGGCAATAGTAAATGGCTGTCCAAAGTTTGATGAGCTAACTATTGAAGATCCAATTGCCAGGGGCAATAACCCAACCAAGATGGCAGTTGTAGATGGGGGCAGGACTGCTGTATCACATGTTCAAACAATTGATAAAAACGAAGACTTTGCTCTTTTAAAAGTGAAAATAGAAACAGGGCGGACCCACCAAATTCGCGTACATCTCAGCCATCATAATCTGCCAATAATTGGAGACAAATTATACGGCTTAAAAAAAGAAAAAATAATAGCACGAAGACAAATGCTTCATGCTTATCATTTAGCTTTTAACCATCCAATTACTGGTAAGCGGATGGATATTTACCTTGACACGCCAGAAGATTTTAATTCTATACTGGCAAAGGCAGGCCTAGATAAAGGGAGACTGGATTCTATCAAGTAA
- a CDS encoding nucleotidyltransferase family protein, which translates to MRIGIIAEFNPFHKGHLHLINTVKEKNADIISIMSGDYVVRGEFAITDKFSRAFNAYNNGVDAVFELASVFSLQNGQIFSRNSIRHLMAIGIDALAFGAENPDLDFLYYLADIVSSIDNDLANKKIILKDISYSNYIKDSVLKETGKIIGSNDMLATEYIRELKRLNVPTKIIPIQRIESPYNHNESSDYSGSSIRQEMKKSGNYLSNESLLSSCKSIGITKSIDTEGLDESNKNRIYDSIFYAGTFEEIIENSAHKILSRSRIRRAILKAILGITNEVQEKFADTTLIKPLAISKSSDILNSIDKSVLYTQYKDVDRLNSLNRDLYILNESHSEFYHSLSDHKKLLDRIQSPFI; encoded by the coding sequence ATGAGAATTGGGATTATTGCTGAATTTAACCCCTTTCACAAGGGACATTTACATTTAATAAATACAGTTAAAGAAAAAAATGCCGACATCATATCTATAATGAGCGGTGATTATGTCGTGCGTGGAGAGTTTGCAATTACAGATAAGTTTTCGCGTGCTTTTAATGCTTACAATAATGGTGTCGATGCTGTTTTTGAATTGGCATCTGTATTCTCCTTGCAAAACGGTCAAATATTCAGCCGCAACTCCATTCGCCATCTAATGGCTATTGGCATAGATGCACTTGCCTTTGGAGCCGAAAATCCTGATCTAGATTTTTTATATTATCTAGCTGATATTGTATCTTCAATTGATAATGATCTTGCCAATAAAAAAATAATCCTCAAGGATATCTCTTATAGTAATTATATAAAAGATTCAGTCCTCAAGGAAACTGGCAAAATAATTGGCAGCAACGATATGCTTGCAACCGAATATATAAGAGAATTAAAAAGATTAAATGTACCAACTAAAATAATTCCAATACAAAGAATTGAAAGTCCCTACAACCACAATGAGTCCAGCGACTACTCTGGCTCTTCTATTAGGCAAGAGATGAAAAAATCAGGAAATTACCTTTCAAATGAATCTCTACTTTCATCATGTAAGTCTATCGGTATAACTAAGTCTATAGATACCGAGGGCTTGGATGAATCAAATAAAAATCGAATTTATGATTCAATATTTTACGCTGGAACTTTTGAAGAAATAATCGAAAATTCAGCCCACAAAATTTTAAGCCGGTCTAGGATTAGAAGGGCCATTTTAAAGGCTATACTTGGTATTACAAATGAAGTGCAAGAAAAATTCGCTGACACCACCTTGATTAAGCCTTTAGCTATTTCAAAATCATCAGATATTTTAAATTCTATCGATAAATCTGTTCTCTACACCCAATATAAAGACGTTGATAGATTGAATTCATTAAATCGAGACTTGTATATTTTAAATGAAAGTCACAGTGAGTTTTATCACTCACTATCAGACCACAAAAAGTTACTTGATAGAATCCAGTCTCCCTTTATCTAG
- the sdaAA gene encoding L-serine ammonia-lyase, iron-sulfur-dependent, subunit alpha, which translates to MYNKASEIYDIYRTTGKEIWEIALIKDEENIGIEPEEMLERMKTTLNVMRESAYEGLDKSIQTLSGITGGNAIKVNHFRDDSVSGSLITRAMAMALSVSEVNASMGRIVAAPTAGASGIIPGVLFTMQEKYNYTDEELVKALITSGVIGEIIAQNASISGAEGGCQAECGSASAMGAAAICYLRGYKPDIMFAAAAFAIKNILGLVCDPVCGLVEYPCNLRNASGVVNAIISADLAMAGVNCLVPLDETIDSMRQVGASMPEALRETAMGGIAATPTAERLEHDRMSISQK; encoded by the coding sequence ATGTATAATAAAGCTAGTGAAATATATGATATATACAGGACAACCGGCAAAGAGATTTGGGAAATTGCCCTTATTAAAGACGAAGAAAATATTGGCATTGAACCTGAAGAAATGCTTGAAAGAATGAAAACCACACTAAATGTAATGAGGGAGTCCGCTTATGAAGGTTTAGATAAATCTATTCAAACTCTTTCAGGTATAACAGGTGGAAACGCCATCAAGGTTAACCACTTTAGAGATGACTCTGTAAGTGGGAGCTTAATAACCAGAGCTATGGCAATGGCCCTTTCAGTATCGGAAGTAAACGCTTCAATGGGTAGAATTGTTGCAGCTCCAACAGCTGGTGCCAGCGGCATTATCCCAGGTGTGCTCTTTACCATGCAAGAAAAATATAATTACACAGACGAAGAACTTGTCAAGGCTCTAATCACTTCTGGTGTAATTGGCGAAATTATTGCACAAAACGCAAGCATTTCCGGTGCTGAAGGTGGATGTCAAGCAGAATGTGGATCAGCTTCTGCCATGGGTGCTGCTGCTATTTGCTATCTCAGAGGATACAAACCTGATATTATGTTTGCCGCTGCAGCCTTTGCTATTAAAAATATTTTAGGACTTGTATGTGACCCTGTCTGCGGCCTTGTTGAATATCCTTGCAATCTGAGAAATGCAAGTGGTGTTGTAAACGCAATTATATCTGCAGACCTAGCCATGGCTGGCGTTAATTGCCTAGTTCCCTTGGACGAAACCATTGACTCCATGCGTCAAGTAGGAGCAAGTATGCCTGAAGCTCTAAGAGAAACTGCTATGGGCGGAATTGCTGCAACTCCTACTGCTGAAAGATTAGAACACGACAGGATGAGCATCAGTCAAAAATAA
- the sdaAB gene encoding L-serine ammonia-lyase, iron-sulfur-dependent subunit beta, whose amino-acid sequence MRDFSLLEILGPIMIGPSSSHTAGAARLGRIATTIAGEGFTSVSFLLHGSFAKTYNGHGTDKALLGGVMGFSPSDVRIRDAFKIADENNLHYEYLETDLGFVHPNTVRIIFHYEDRPDYYVQGSSIGGGNILITNINGTEIEFRGERPTVILKYKDKKGIISRITSLFAIAGFNIANMTVIRSGRMSTLLCEFDGEVDNSILDDINRIDDFEFATFIKVGKDD is encoded by the coding sequence ATGAGGGATTTTAGTTTATTAGAAATACTTGGACCAATTATGATTGGCCCTTCAAGCTCACACACTGCTGGAGCTGCAAGACTAGGAAGAATTGCTACAACTATTGCAGGAGAAGGATTTACATCCGTTTCTTTCCTCTTGCATGGTTCATTTGCAAAAACATACAATGGCCACGGTACCGATAAGGCTCTTTTAGGCGGTGTTATGGGATTTTCACCAAGTGATGTAAGGATTAGAGACGCATTTAAAATTGCTGATGAAAATAACTTGCATTATGAGTACTTAGAAACAGATTTGGGCTTTGTTCACCCAAACACAGTCCGCATTATTTTCCACTACGAAGACAGGCCTGACTATTATGTACAGGGTTCATCCATTGGTGGGGGAAATATTTTAATCACAAATATAAATGGAACTGAAATTGAATTTAGAGGTGAACGCCCTACTGTTATTTTAAAATATAAAGATAAGAAAGGCATTATCTCTAGGATAACTTCCCTTTTTGCAATTGCAGGATTTAATATTGCAAACATGACTGTAATAAGAAGTGGCCGCATGTCCACTCTTTTATGTGAATTTGATGGTGAGGTTGATAATTCTATTTTAGATGATATAAATAGGATTGACGATTTTGAGTTTGCTACTTTTATAAAAGTTGGAAAGGATGACTAA
- a CDS encoding stalk domain-containing protein: MKKKMVFSLLIFLLLYSFTSLAADKYDTVILHGDVYDPASNKSLEKYNIGIKDDKISIITLDDIVGNTIIDASGKLVIPAFIDSFQRHFGDKFDESRLFDGVVSSIYIADDNYDSFLLNNGANISYINRILLRDISNIYANKDQDQAYTDFKSKVASAISDGFAGFYIKPLTADPLDLNFIDSTFPLYLDLENINESEIIPFVSTLIETNKDRKIHLLAANNFYSIMDDLLNFASDHNNFTLGGYPFSYVNIVPANQNSNYLKNLNGNLAVNKDNKESFPFNENYYKSNNRISIAGAINQETINKIVSSPSFTSESFDRAPGKIMNTQDINTFMARLLIGSNTESLKEAISGQTKSVKDMFPAIDSPLLNKGMIQVGADADIVIIDPKVISQHSSIADVPNISSGIQTLIREGVVLINEGKIIPNTPKARWIKRTVASFDKIEDYKIDMRGKKTKDIDAISYNNRVLLPIGEICEFLGVSYEENLGIATIGDAIKLSIGNQFFSTGANKSELIDPPILINNEIYLSEKALANLFGGFYSVKTDNNLLKLKKNSKASLLEAPLQDGDINIILDAKNIIYVYLFSALLLISMILYLNLGKKNKKIERKKG; encoded by the coding sequence ATGAAAAAGAAAATGGTTTTTTCATTATTAATATTTCTTTTGTTGTATTCTTTTACATCACTTGCAGCAGACAAATATGACACTGTTATTCTACATGGCGATGTCTATGATCCTGCAAGTAATAAAAGTCTAGAAAAATATAATATTGGTATTAAGGATGATAAAATTTCAATAATAACTCTTGATGATATTGTTGGCAACACTATCATAGATGCTAGTGGTAAACTTGTAATACCTGCCTTTATAGATAGTTTTCAAAGGCACTTTGGCGATAAATTTGATGAATCCAGACTCTTTGACGGTGTTGTAAGCTCAATCTATATTGCAGATGATAATTACGATTCATTTCTATTAAATAATGGTGCAAATATCTCTTACATAAACAGAATTCTTTTGAGAGATATTTCAAATATTTACGCAAACAAGGACCAGGATCAGGCCTATACTGACTTTAAATCCAAAGTTGCTTCTGCAATCTCAGACGGCTTTGCTGGTTTTTATATAAAGCCTCTAACAGCAGACCCTTTGGACTTGAATTTTATAGATTCTACATTTCCATTGTACCTAGACTTAGAGAATATTAATGAAAGCGAAATTATTCCATTTGTATCTACACTTATAGAAACAAATAAAGACCGCAAAATTCACTTACTTGCAGCAAATAATTTTTATAGTATTATGGATGACCTTCTTAACTTTGCTAGTGACCATAATAATTTCACTCTTGGTGGTTATCCTTTTTCTTATGTAAATATTGTCCCTGCTAATCAAAATTCTAATTACTTGAAAAACTTAAATGGAAATCTTGCTGTAAACAAAGATAACAAGGAATCTTTTCCTTTTAATGAAAATTATTATAAGTCAAATAACAGAATTTCTATAGCTGGAGCTATAAATCAAGAAACGATTAATAAAATTGTATCTAGTCCATCATTTACGAGCGAAAGCTTTGACCGTGCACCTGGTAAAATTATGAATACTCAAGATATTAACACTTTTATGGCTAGACTTTTAATTGGGTCAAATACAGAAAGCTTGAAGGAAGCTATTAGTGGACAGACCAAATCAGTTAAAGATATGTTTCCTGCCATTGATTCTCCCCTCCTAAACAAGGGAATGATTCAAGTTGGTGCTGATGCAGATATTGTCATTATCGATCCAAAAGTCATTAGCCAACACTCTTCTATTGCTGATGTGCCAAATATATCTAGTGGCATTCAAACTCTGATTAGAGAGGGAGTAGTTTTAATTAACGAGGGTAAAATTATTCCAAACACACCAAAAGCCAGGTGGATTAAAAGGACAGTTGCTTCATTCGATAAAATTGAAGATTACAAAATAGATATGAGGGGCAAGAAAACAAAAGATATAGATGCTATTAGCTACAACAATCGTGTTCTTCTACCCATCGGTGAAATCTGTGAATTTCTAGGCGTTTCTTATGAAGAAAATTTGGGGATTGCAACGATTGGAGATGCTATTAAACTAAGCATAGGTAATCAATTTTTCTCCACTGGTGCTAACAAATCAGAACTTATTGATCCACCTATTCTTATAAACAATGAAATTTATTTATCAGAAAAAGCTCTTGCAAATCTTTTTGGTGGATTCTATTCAGTTAAAACTGACAATAATCTTCTAAAATTAAAAAAGAATTCAAAGGCCAGTCTATTGGAAGCTCCTCTTCAAGACGGAGATATAAATATAATATTGGATGCAAAAAACATCATCTATGTTTATTTGTTCTCAGCGCTACTTCTTATTAGTATGATTTTATACTTGAATTTAGGAAAAAAGAATAAAAAAATTGAAAGAAAGAAAGGGTAA
- a CDS encoding DNA repair exonuclease: MIKLIHISDLHLCDSLKSSVIEPYQMREIQWTTLKNLVEYANSKDIDLILISGDLYERKYFSKTHARRLIKILGEFNGEVLIIFGNHDYVGDNFVFDDIDIPDNIILHTMNKIKRYDFYDLNLSIFMHSWEREVEVAPDFTNVERKNKYNILMAHSGLNIDKAYMPFDKSLVGEAFEYVALGHIHKPMVVDDKFFYPGSLEPLSIKETGPHGGYEIEIDNGVSVSFVDFASLEYVDENIDSSNKSVDEIVDGVKPLASEKIQALRLTLTGPDMSMDVEELRYALKNYFPYIVINDKRTPNMQVTGINSEFLDDVNDIIESEFEGPYQEDLKRKLISLMNKVEGL; the protein is encoded by the coding sequence ATGATTAAGTTAATTCATATATCTGATCTTCATTTATGCGATTCTCTAAAATCTTCGGTTATAGAGCCATATCAGATGAGGGAGATCCAGTGGACGACTTTGAAAAACCTTGTAGAGTATGCAAACAGTAAGGACATCGACCTAATACTTATAAGTGGAGACCTCTACGAGAGAAAATATTTTTCAAAAACTCACGCTCGGAGGTTGATTAAAATATTAGGAGAGTTTAATGGTGAAGTCCTGATTATTTTTGGCAACCATGACTATGTAGGAGATAACTTTGTATTCGATGATATAGATATACCTGACAATATAATTCTTCACACTATGAACAAGATCAAGAGATATGATTTTTATGATTTAAATCTTTCTATTTTTATGCATAGCTGGGAGAGAGAAGTTGAAGTTGCGCCTGATTTTACAAATGTAGAAAGAAAAAATAAATATAATATTTTAATGGCTCATTCCGGCTTAAATATTGATAAAGCTTATATGCCTTTTGATAAGAGCCTGGTTGGAGAGGCTTTTGAATATGTAGCTCTTGGCCATATTCATAAGCCAATGGTAGTTGATGATAAGTTTTTTTATCCTGGAAGTTTAGAGCCGCTGTCCATAAAGGAAACTGGCCCGCACGGTGGATATGAAATTGAAATTGATAATGGAGTAAGCGTTTCATTTGTTGATTTTGCATCTCTGGAATATGTGGATGAGAATATTGATAGTAGTAACAAATCTGTTGACGAGATTGTAGATGGAGTAAAGCCATTAGCGAGCGAAAAAATTCAAGCTTTAAGGCTTACACTTACAGGGCCTGATATGTCTATGGATGTAGAAGAACTAAGATATGCTTTAAAGAATTATTTTCCATATATAGTTATAAATGATAAACGGACGCCAAATATGCAAGTTACAGGTATTAATTCAGAGTTTTTAGATGATGTAAATGATATAATTGAAAGTGAATTTGAAGGTCCTTATCAAGAAGATTTAAAGAGAAAACTCATCTCGCTTATGAATAAGGTGGAAGGCTTATGA
- a CDS encoding ATP-binding protein — protein sequence MIIKEILLDGFGKFDRKHIEFAPGLNVVYAKNEAGKTTIRKSIEAALYGFANTESKRKNYYDDYNIYKSGAYRVKLNLTCEDGDISIERDLSQELARVYSDHRDISSGYTYVNKILAPGLDILGVDSSVYREFFDIDSNNDLDNELIRMILNADIDSDFASKIISLAESEKSEIGSLNAPTKQRAIIYRQISDLKEKIRSYMEIENEIKSLKEKIEDKELADVQRLKLDKKPKNTQSNLFEYFVMIISFASFFIYVNNAWLYLIPAIFIILSLASILRKRRKNKVVEQGPIENKNENEIEFYKGQLDILEKYMDEKLEDIDRLERLTAKLEDLDYEYKLLTDLIDITDRAQRKRSASPINKSQDKSKEIFKFITASDDLFLDKDFNSFLDRGFKLNNDQMSTATKEIVNFSTKMALRLQIMEGGFILLDDAFQYLDDFRLANTVEYLTSLCQEGFQIIVFTSNKRILDILEAGSKKYKKVLL from the coding sequence ATGATTATAAAAGAAATATTACTGGATGGCTTTGGAAAGTTTGATAGGAAGCACATAGAATTTGCTCCAGGCTTAAATGTCGTGTACGCCAAAAACGAAGCTGGTAAAACTACAATTAGAAAATCAATTGAAGCAGCCTTGTATGGTTTTGCAAATACAGAATCAAAGAGAAAAAATTATTATGATGACTATAACATATATAAGTCTGGGGCCTATAGGGTAAAATTAAATTTGACATGCGAGGATGGTGACATTTCAATCGAACGCGATTTATCTCAAGAGCTTGCAAGGGTTTATTCTGACCACAGAGATATTTCTAGTGGATATACTTATGTAAACAAGATTCTTGCTCCTGGCCTTGATATCTTGGGTGTGGATAGCTCTGTTTACAGGGAGTTTTTTGATATAGATTCCAACAATGATTTAGATAATGAACTCATTCGAATGATATTAAATGCTGATATCGACTCCGATTTTGCAAGCAAAATAATTTCCTTGGCTGAAAGTGAAAAATCTGAAATCGGTTCTTTAAATGCGCCCACTAAACAAAGGGCTATTATTTATAGGCAGATTTCAGATTTAAAAGAAAAAATCCGCTCTTATATGGAAATAGAAAATGAAATTAAAAGCTTAAAAGAAAAGATTGAGGACAAAGAGTTGGCTGATGTTCAAAGGCTAAAATTAGATAAAAAGCCAAAGAATACTCAATCAAATTTGTTTGAATACTTTGTCATGATAATTTCTTTTGCTTCGTTTTTTATCTATGTAAATAATGCTTGGCTATATCTAATTCCAGCTATTTTTATTATTTTATCCTTAGCCAGTATTTTACGTAAAAGAAGAAAAAACAAAGTTGTAGAGCAAGGACCAATAGAAAACAAAAATGAAAATGAAATTGAATTTTACAAGGGCCAGCTAGATATTTTGGAAAAATATATGGATGAGAAGCTGGAAGACATAGATAGGTTGGAAAGGTTAACTGCAAAATTAGAGGACCTAGACTATGAGTACAAACTTTTAACTGACCTGATCGATATTACAGACAGGGCGCAGAGAAAAAGATCTGCTAGTCCAATTAATAAGAGCCAAGACAAGTCAAAGGAAATTTTTAAATTTATAACGGCAAGTGATGATTTGTTTTTAGATAAAGATTTTAATAGCTTTTTAGACAGGGGATTTAAGCTAAATAATGACCAAATGAGCACAGCTACCAAAGAGATTGTAAATTTTTCAACCAAGATGGCCCTCAGGCTTCAAATAATGGAAGGCGGTTTTATATTACTTGATGATGCCTTTCAATACTTGGATGACTTTAGGCTGGCCAATACGGTTGAGTATTTGACAAGTCTTTGTCAAGAAGGTTTTCAAATTATTGTCTTCACATCCAATAAGAGAATTTTGGATATATTGGAAGCTGGATCAAAAAAATATAAGAAGGTGCTTTTATAA
- a CDS encoding metallophosphoesterase, protein MIYAIADTHLDGGQDKPMDVFSDIWLNHKDNIEKNWKDIVTDEDYVLLAGDISWALKLEDALEDLKFLDQLPGQKIISRGNHDYWWSSLKKMKDLNLKTINFLQNNSFSVGDYEIVGSRLWCDETSREFEEGDERIINREVIRLEMSIKSAKKDRPIVAMVHYPPFDNNGNPNVFHQVLKNHNVSICIYGHLHADGHKKAVEGLVDGVEYHLTSADYLNFAPKLIRR, encoded by the coding sequence TTGATATATGCGATTGCAGATACTCATCTTGATGGTGGACAGGACAAGCCTATGGATGTATTTTCAGATATATGGTTGAACCACAAGGATAATATAGAAAAAAATTGGAAGGATATTGTCACTGACGAAGATTATGTGCTTTTGGCAGGTGATATTTCCTGGGCTTTAAAATTAGAAGATGCTCTTGAAGATCTGAAATTTTTAGACCAATTGCCAGGACAAAAAATAATATCCAGGGGCAACCATGATTATTGGTGGTCAAGCCTGAAGAAGATGAAGGATTTAAATTTAAAAACAATTAATTTTTTACAAAATAATTCATTTTCTGTTGGCGACTATGAAATTGTTGGCAGCAGACTTTGGTGCGACGAAACTTCCAGAGAATTTGAAGAGGGCGACGAAAGAATAATTAATCGTGAAGTAATTAGATTAGAAATGTCTATTAAATCAGCTAAAAAAGATAGACCTATAGTTGCCATGGTTCATTATCCGCCATTTGATAACAATGGAAATCCAAATGTTTTCCATCAAGTGTTAAAAAATCACAATGTAAGCATTTGCATTTATGGCCACTTGCATGCAGATGGTCATAAAAAAGCTGTAGAAGGCTTGGTGGATGGAGTGGAGTATCATTTAACATCCGCCGATTATTTGAATTTTGCTCCAAAGTTGATTAGGAGGTAG
- the nagB gene encoding glucosamine-6-phosphate deaminase, translating into MKVIVCKDYDEMSKKAAEFYASKIKDVKVLGLATGSTPIGLYKELADKNKKGEISFKDITTVNLDEYIGLPEGHEQSYKQFMRDNFFDHIDIDINRTHVPSAKDQNDIEACKEYDKLIESVGGIDIQLLGVGENGHIAFNEPDESLPFGTNIVKLTDSTIEVNSRFFDSVDEVPRYAISMGVGKIMEAKTIVMMANGKRKADAIRALIKSDQVTTMCPISLLKLHHDLHVFIDEELYKAL; encoded by the coding sequence ATGAAAGTTATAGTTTGTAAAGATTACGATGAAATGAGCAAAAAGGCTGCAGAATTTTATGCAAGCAAAATTAAAGATGTAAAAGTCCTTGGGCTTGCAACAGGAAGCACACCTATTGGTTTATACAAGGAGTTAGCTGATAAAAATAAAAAAGGAGAAATTTCTTTTAAAGACATAACAACAGTAAACTTGGACGAGTACATTGGTTTGCCAGAAGGTCATGAACAATCATATAAGCAATTTATGAGAGACAATTTTTTTGACCATATTGATATAGACATTAATAGGACTCATGTTCCAAGCGCTAAAGACCAAAATGATATTGAAGCATGCAAAGAATATGACAAGCTTATTGAATCTGTGGGCGGCATTGATATTCAACTATTAGGTGTTGGTGAAAATGGTCACATAGCATTTAATGAACCTGATGAAAGTCTTCCTTTTGGCACCAATATTGTAAAGCTAACTGATTCTACTATAGAAGTTAACTCTAGATTTTTTGATAGTGTAGATGAAGTTCCAAGATATGCTATTAGCATGGGTGTTGGAAAAATCATGGAAGCAAAGACCATTGTTATGATGGCAAATGGCAAGAGGAAGGCTGATGCCATTAGGGCTCTTATTAAATCAGATCAAGTCACGACTATGTGCCCAATATCACTTCTTAAACTTCACCATGATCTACATGTATTTATTGATGAAGAATTATATAAGGCCTTATGA